The stretch of DNA GAGCTCCTCGTTATAGAATAACTGTCAAGTCTTCTGATTATATCCAAGCAGAAAAAGATTTAAAAGCTGCTGCTGATAGAGCTATTGAAATTATTGAAGAATCAAATGGTAATGGAACTTTCTTACGTGAATTAGAGTAATTTAATTTTTATTAGATTAACCATTATCTTTAATTATTTTTTATTTAATATGATTTATTAGCTATTATTCATTTTTAAATATAAAATTAATATGCTATTTTATTCAAGTGACTTAAATGAAGATGAAGATGCATAAATGTAATTCTTGTAATGTATACACGATTAAAGATGTTTGTCCTAGCTGTGATGGGGATTTAAATGTTATATATCCTCCAAAATATTCTATTGAGGATAAATATGGTAAATATCGTCGAAAATTAAAAGAAGAAGCGTTTGATAAATAACTTGTCATTATTTAAAAATCAAAGATTTTTTATTTTTATAAAAATTTTTTATTTTTATAATGTTAAATAAGCATTATTAAAGAAGACTTTAATAATATTATATTTATAAATTATATTGAATTTATGAAATATATCGGATTTTATAAGGTATATTGAATTTATAAGGTGATTTCTATGAAAAATACTGAAATCAATATTTTGGAAGATGTTGAATTAAATAATCCTATTTTTATTGAAGCTCTTCCAGGAATTGGTCATGTTGGTAAATTAGCTGCCGATCATATTATTGATGAATTAGGAGCTACTAAATTTGCAGAACTATATTCTTATCATTTTCCTCCTCAAGTTTTTGTAGATGAAGACGGACTCATTGAAAATATGGTGAATGAATTTTACTATTTAAAATCTCTAGGAGAAGATAAAAGAGACTATATAATTTTAGTGGGTAATAGTCAGGCTTTATCTCCAGAAGGACAATATGATTTGTCTGGGTTTATATTAGATTTTATTGAAGATTTTGGAGTTAAAGAAATGTATACCCTTGGTGGATTAGCTATTGGGCATCCTATTGAAGAATCTCGTGTATTTGGTGCTGCTACTGATCTTGAAATCATTGAAACATTGAGAGAGTTAGATATTGAAATAAGATCTGCCGATGGTGGAATTGTAGGGGCTTCTGGATTACTCCTTGGATTAGGAAAACTTAGAAATATTCGGGGTGCTTGTTTGATGGGTGAAACACCTGGCTATTTCATTGATGCTGAAGCTGCAGAAGCTATTTTAGGAAAATTAGCTAATCTTCTTAATATAGAAATTAATACTGATAAACTTGATGAAAGAGCTGAAGAAACAAGGAAAATGATATCTAAAGCTCAAAAAATGGAACAAGAAATAGTTAATAGGTCTATGGGTGCTGGAGAAGACGATTTAAGATATATTGGTTAATTAAAATATATACTTACACTTATTTTTAGTACTTTCTTTTTTTCTTTTAATTATTATTATCTTGTTTCTTTCTTTTAATTGCTGTGCTGTTTTTTTTTAACTAACTCCTATTCTTAAACAATTTTTATTTTTATCTATTTTTATGACTTAATTCGGATTTTTAGTTTGATATTTTAAGTGTTGTATAACTTTATAAAATTTACTAAAAATATAAATAGTTGAATAAAAATAGATATTAATGTTATATTATAGGATAAAGTTATATATTTATAAATTACTAATAATTGTATGATTTCTAATCAACATCGTGATTTTAGTAATGTGTAATTTTATTATTTATACAGTAAGGTGATGAGGTTCCACCTATAACTGCCATTTTTTTTAAAAAAATCTGGATGATGACTTCTACTATCAATAAAATGTTTTTAGAGGGTTATTATGGCAGATTTTTATTTATTAGTATTAGGATTATTAGTTTTTGTCTCAAGTTTGATTTCAGTTCGTTTAGGTTTATCTGTATCAATCATAGAAATTTTATTTGGAGTTATAGCTGGAAATTTAGGCATAATCCATTCAGAAACTTGGATGCTTTTTATTGCAAGTTTTGGAGGAATATTATTAACATTTTTGTCTGGAACTGAGATTGATGTTAAGCTTATGAGAAAAAAACTTAAGGAAACAGTTTTAATTGGGTTTTTATCTTTCTTAATACCATTTGTCCTGATTTTTTCAGTTGTTCATTTTT from Methanobrevibacter arboriphilus JCM 13429 = DSM 1125 encodes:
- a CDS encoding RNA-protein complex protein Nop10, whose amino-acid sequence is MKMKMHKCNSCNVYTIKDVCPSCDGDLNVIYPPKYSIEDKYGKYRRKLKEEAFDK
- a CDS encoding proteasome assembly chaperone family protein, giving the protein MKNTEINILEDVELNNPIFIEALPGIGHVGKLAADHIIDELGATKFAELYSYHFPPQVFVDEDGLIENMVNEFYYLKSLGEDKRDYIILVGNSQALSPEGQYDLSGFILDFIEDFGVKEMYTLGGLAIGHPIEESRVFGAATDLEIIETLRELDIEIRSADGGIVGASGLLLGLGKLRNIRGACLMGETPGYFIDAEAAEAILGKLANLLNIEINTDKLDERAEETRKMISKAQKMEQEIVNRSMGAGEDDLRYIG